One genomic window of Streptomyces sp. WP-1 includes the following:
- a CDS encoding TetR family transcriptional regulator, producing the protein MSSSSAAPAAKPPMRDALVAAAFRLFSEHGYEQTTVDDIVALAGVGRRSFFRYFPAKEDVVFPDHERCLADMTAFLAAGGEGCEPVRRVCDSARMVLHMYAENPAFSVQRYRLTRKVPGLRASELSVVWRYERAMAGYLRGRFAGRPDGTLRADVIAAAVVAAHNNALRSWLRSDGQGDAVAALDHALGYVQREFGRPEETAPAPGGRTPVWPGSAPDDDEAPRPDDVLVLVTRRDAPLWRVVRELETALHRV; encoded by the coding sequence ATGAGCTCCAGCAGTGCGGCGCCGGCCGCGAAACCGCCGATGCGGGACGCCCTGGTCGCGGCGGCCTTCCGGCTCTTCTCGGAACACGGCTACGAGCAGACCACGGTGGACGACATCGTGGCGCTGGCCGGAGTCGGCCGGCGTTCCTTCTTCCGCTACTTCCCCGCCAAGGAGGACGTGGTCTTCCCGGACCACGAGCGCTGCCTCGCCGACATGACGGCCTTCCTCGCGGCGGGCGGCGAGGGGTGCGAGCCGGTGCGGCGGGTGTGCGACTCGGCCCGGATGGTGCTGCACATGTACGCGGAGAACCCGGCGTTCTCCGTGCAGCGCTACCGCCTCACCCGGAAGGTGCCGGGCCTGCGGGCGTCCGAGCTGTCGGTGGTGTGGCGGTACGAGCGGGCGATGGCCGGATATCTGCGCGGCCGGTTCGCCGGGCGCCCCGACGGGACGCTGCGGGCCGATGTGATCGCGGCCGCGGTGGTCGCCGCGCACAACAACGCGCTGCGCTCCTGGCTGCGTTCGGACGGACAGGGCGACGCGGTCGCGGCGCTTGACCACGCGCTCGGGTACGTGCAGCGGGAGTTCGGTCGCCCGGAGGAGACGGCGCCCGCACCGGGCGGCCGTACTCCGGTGTGGCCCGGGTCGGCGCCGGACGATGACGAAGCGCCGCGGCCCGACGACGTGCTGGTCCTCGTCACGCGCCGGGACGCCCCGCTGTGGCGGGTGGTGCGGGAGCTGGAGACGGCCCTGCACCGCGTCTGA
- a CDS encoding Zn-ribbon domain-containing OB-fold protein has translation MYHHSASAPHAAAGSATGLLDPAPADSKDAIHFQRCTWCGTAMYHRLLCPVCQGSELCTERSEGIGTVRHSTVVHRNTPAARNVSLIEMAEGFVVRGRVMGPPVGVHSGDRVRLSTTKDPVRGEPVFQLVDEPYRAWT, from the coding sequence ATGTACCACCACTCAGCGAGCGCCCCGCATGCGGCGGCCGGTTCCGCCACGGGTCTGCTCGATCCCGCCCCCGCCGATTCCAAGGACGCCATCCACTTCCAGCGCTGCACGTGGTGCGGCACCGCGATGTACCACCGGCTGCTGTGTCCGGTGTGCCAGGGCAGTGAACTGTGCACCGAGCGCAGCGAGGGGATCGGTACCGTCCGCCACTCCACGGTGGTGCACCGCAACACCCCGGCGGCGCGCAATGTCTCGCTGATCGAGATGGCCGAGGGCTTCGTCGTACGCGGCCGGGTGATGGGCCCGCCGGTCGGCGTCCACAGCGGTGACCGGGTGCGGCTGTCGACCACGAAGGACCCGGTGCGCGGCGAGCCGGTCTTCCAGCTGGTGGACGAGCCGTACCGGGCCTGGACCTGA
- a CDS encoding MalY/PatB family protein, which translates to MTSFPHDTAGEPDPLRALDLERLRRRTSMKWRTYPEDVLPLWVAEMDVPLAPPVVRAVTDALALGDTGYPAGTAYAEALAAFAADRWHWDGIAADRTAIVPDVMLGVVEMIRLVTGAGDPVIVNPPVYPPFFLFITHMDRHVLEAPLGADLRLDPAALEGAFRRATAGGGRAAYLLCSPHNPTGTVHTAAELTAVAELAERHGVRVVADEIHAPLTAPGTPFVPYLSLPAAARGFSLMSASKGWNLPGLKAALALAGPEAAADLARMPEEVGHGASHVGVLAHTAALREATGWLDALRTGIRDNRLLLADLLAEHLPAVRVHPGEATYLAWLDCRALGLGDDPAQVFLDRGRVALSAGPPFGTGGAGHARLNLGTSPEILTEAVHRMAAALKS; encoded by the coding sequence ATGACCAGCTTCCCGCACGACACCGCCGGTGAGCCGGATCCGTTGCGCGCCCTCGACCTGGAGCGGCTGCGTCGTCGTACGAGCATGAAGTGGCGCACCTACCCCGAGGACGTCCTCCCGCTGTGGGTGGCCGAGATGGACGTACCCCTCGCCCCGCCCGTCGTCCGCGCCGTCACCGACGCCCTGGCCCTGGGCGACACCGGGTACCCGGCCGGCACCGCCTACGCCGAGGCCCTCGCCGCTTTCGCGGCCGACCGCTGGCACTGGGACGGGATCGCGGCGGACCGCACGGCGATCGTCCCGGACGTCATGCTCGGAGTGGTCGAAATGATCAGGCTGGTGACCGGAGCGGGCGATCCGGTGATCGTCAATCCGCCGGTGTACCCGCCGTTCTTCCTGTTCATCACCCACATGGACCGCCACGTGCTGGAAGCCCCGCTCGGCGCGGATCTGCGCCTCGACCCGGCGGCCCTGGAGGGCGCCTTCCGGCGCGCCACGGCGGGCGGCGGGCGCGCCGCCTACCTGCTGTGCAGCCCGCACAACCCCACCGGCACGGTGCACACCGCCGCCGAGCTGACGGCCGTCGCGGAACTGGCCGAACGCCATGGCGTGCGGGTCGTCGCGGACGAGATCCACGCCCCGCTCACCGCACCCGGCACCCCCTTCGTGCCCTACCTCAGCCTGCCCGCCGCCGCCCGCGGCTTCTCGCTCATGTCGGCGTCCAAGGGCTGGAACCTGCCGGGTCTCAAGGCCGCCCTCGCCCTCGCGGGCCCGGAGGCCGCCGCCGATCTCGCCCGGATGCCCGAGGAGGTCGGCCACGGCGCCAGCCACGTCGGGGTCCTCGCGCACACCGCCGCCCTGCGGGAGGCCACCGGCTGGCTCGACGCCCTGCGCACCGGGATCCGGGACAACCGGCTTCTACTGGCCGACCTGCTCGCCGAGCATCTGCCCGCGGTCCGCGTCCACCCCGGAGAGGCCACCTATCTCGCCTGGCTCGACTGCCGCGCCCTCGGCCTCGGCGACGACCCCGCCCAGGTCTTCCTGGACCGCGGCCGCGTCGCCCTGTCCGCCGGTCCCCCGTTCGGCACCGGCGGCGCGGGCCACGCCCGCCTCAACCTCGGGACGTCTCCGGAGATCCTCACCGAGGCCGTGCACCGCATGGCCGCCGCTCTGAAGTCCTGA
- a CDS encoding flavin reductase family protein produces the protein MARAEDGFLGRLDPDMCVVTAAAGGERAGCLVGFASQCSIEPPRFTVWLSRANHTCRVARAAHCLAVHLLTRDQHALAERFGGETGDDTDKFTGLDWTPGPGGAVVLTDAAAWFVGDILHRVDGGDHIGFVLDPLKWGGDRPGPLLRLSDATDIEAGHPVD, from the coding sequence ATGGCGCGGGCTGAGGACGGTTTCCTGGGGCGGCTCGACCCCGACATGTGCGTGGTCACGGCCGCGGCCGGCGGCGAGCGGGCGGGCTGCCTGGTCGGCTTCGCCTCACAGTGTTCCATCGAGCCACCCCGGTTCACCGTATGGCTGTCCAGGGCCAACCACACCTGTCGCGTCGCCCGCGCCGCGCACTGCCTCGCCGTCCACCTCCTCACCCGCGACCAGCACGCCCTCGCGGAACGCTTCGGCGGGGAGACCGGCGACGACACCGACAAGTTCACCGGCCTCGACTGGACACCGGGTCCCGGCGGCGCGGTCGTCCTCACCGACGCGGCGGCCTGGTTCGTGGGCGACATCCTGCACCGCGTCGACGGCGGCGACCACATCGGCTTCGTCCTCGACCCCCTGAAGTGGGGCGGCGACCGGCCGGGCCCCCTGCTCCGGCTGTCCGACGCGACCGACATCGAGGCCGGACATCCCGTGGACTGA
- a CDS encoding SAM-dependent methyltransferase: MTDNPAATNDVAVSLRARINTSQPHTARIWNYWLGGKDNYEVDRAAGDQIRQLHPGIGEYARADRLFLGRAVRHLVEEAGIRQFLDVGTGLPTADNTHEVAQRIAPESRIVYVDNDPLVLAHARALLTSTPEGRTDYLDEDLRNVDAILEHASKTLDFSEPVALILLGVVIFIGADDEAYELVRAFMDRLPAGSHLVLSHTVTHPSMPDVDEAVKFWNEHGTPKLTQRAPADVARFFDGLQLLEPGVVSCSRWRPEHDNGAEPEEVAMFGGVARKG, from the coding sequence GTGACCGACAACCCCGCAGCCACCAACGACGTGGCGGTGTCGCTGCGCGCCCGTATCAACACCAGCCAGCCGCACACGGCGCGGATCTGGAACTACTGGCTCGGCGGCAAGGACAACTACGAGGTCGACCGGGCGGCCGGTGACCAGATCCGCCAACTGCACCCGGGCATCGGGGAGTACGCGCGCGCGGACCGGCTGTTCCTGGGCCGGGCCGTGCGGCATCTGGTCGAGGAGGCGGGCATCCGCCAGTTCCTGGACGTCGGCACCGGGCTGCCCACCGCCGACAACACGCACGAGGTCGCCCAGCGCATCGCGCCGGAGTCGCGGATCGTGTACGTCGACAACGACCCGCTGGTGCTGGCGCACGCGCGGGCCCTGCTGACGAGCACGCCGGAGGGTCGTACCGACTATCTGGACGAGGATCTGCGCAATGTGGACGCGATCCTCGAACACGCGTCGAAGACGCTGGACTTCAGTGAGCCGGTCGCGCTGATACTGCTCGGAGTGGTCATCTTCATCGGCGCGGACGACGAGGCGTACGAGCTGGTGCGGGCGTTCATGGACCGGCTTCCCGCGGGCAGCCATCTCGTGCTGTCGCACACGGTCACGCATCCCTCGATGCCGGACGTGGACGAGGCGGTGAAGTTCTGGAACGAGCACGGCACGCCGAAGCTGACCCAGCGCGCGCCGGCGGACGTCGCGCGGTTCTTCGACGGTCTTCAGCTGCTGGAGCCGGGTGTGGTCTCCTGCTCGCGCTGGCGCCCGGAGCACGACAACGGGGCCGAGCCGGAGGAGGTCGCCATGTTCGGCGGGGTGGCCCGCAAGGGCTGA
- a CDS encoding SpoIIE family protein phosphatase produces the protein MDDPGTGADSATWAQVVARQRAELERLRELTATSAVLERAKGALMAVTGCAPDAADQELRRRAEAGGRTLLAQCRLTLDSLPSPQERPVPAPPAPPTTPAAPPADASEMAETAQVLAEMGRDLFRVRSAHELAGRLLEHLAPQVRAAAVLLYERQAEGGLELAGHAGIDVRFATRWRHVPPLAGVPVFEALAAGEPLWLEDLAADRVRHVLVGDPPERWPSRVWLPVPAGGDARFALGVLRRCGGPFEPRERRLLVAAARLCAGRLRVFDTARVAPRDPAVTEAVQAVFDALPGAAVLLTPLRTAAGEVTDYRIDAATPQAVDVAGRTGLDMVGRLILESYPSMAGEPLWRGYLETLESGVPFESEPFAYQDTADGMALTGTFSVRAAPLDGGLLVSWMRHDSLDRQEQRLSDVQRLGNLGWANWNLLTQEISWSEQAYAVLGRDPEQGPLELEKLPRLALAQDADPLTAAIAGLIHRGRPFDVPFRVETPEGVRHLRMVAEAVSEPDGTPAEVHGFVQDLTAQRSAELALVKSERTMSVQRGVLQAERALAARLQHALLPLPSKPVQLAGLRVEVAYLPAQAGIHVGGDWFSAVELPDYDALFVVGDVAGHGIDAVATMAQLRFTAKGMVSTGTSLTVALARLNHLLLHSRDSRMTATMIMARYDPDHRLLAWAQAGHPPPLLVRGDEVRYLDRPGGLLLGASADPYYGSAELHLEPGDRLLLYTDGLVERPGEPLDTGLARLTRAARAHGDDESGSLEALLAAMLVDEWRDDVCVVDIRVPGRAEGRGTGAGGV, from the coding sequence ATGGACGACCCCGGGACCGGCGCCGACAGCGCCACGTGGGCCCAGGTCGTGGCCCGGCAGCGTGCCGAGCTGGAGCGGCTGCGCGAGCTCACCGCGACGTCGGCGGTCCTCGAACGGGCCAAGGGCGCCCTGATGGCGGTCACCGGATGCGCCCCGGACGCCGCCGACCAGGAGCTGCGCAGGCGCGCCGAGGCCGGCGGGCGCACCCTGCTCGCACAGTGCCGGCTCACGCTGGACTCCCTCCCGTCGCCCCAGGAACGGCCGGTCCCCGCGCCGCCCGCTCCCCCCACGACGCCCGCGGCTCCGCCCGCCGACGCCTCGGAGATGGCGGAGACGGCGCAGGTGCTCGCGGAGATGGGGCGGGACCTGTTCCGGGTCCGTTCCGCGCACGAGCTGGCCGGGCGCCTTCTGGAGCACCTGGCGCCGCAGGTGCGCGCCGCCGCCGTACTCCTCTACGAGCGGCAGGCCGAGGGCGGTCTGGAACTGGCCGGGCACGCCGGGATCGACGTACGGTTCGCCACCCGGTGGCGGCATGTGCCCCCGCTGGCCGGGGTGCCCGTGTTCGAGGCCCTGGCGGCGGGCGAGCCGCTGTGGCTGGAGGACCTGGCCGCCGACCGCGTCCGCCATGTGCTGGTCGGGGACCCGCCGGAGCGGTGGCCGAGCCGGGTGTGGCTGCCGGTGCCCGCCGGGGGAGACGCCCGGTTCGCCCTGGGGGTGCTGCGCCGCTGCGGCGGGCCGTTCGAGCCGCGTGAACGGCGGCTGCTCGTCGCCGCGGCCCGGTTGTGCGCGGGGCGGCTGCGCGTCTTCGACACCGCGCGGGTGGCGCCGAGGGATCCGGCCGTCACGGAGGCCGTGCAGGCGGTGTTCGACGCGCTGCCGGGTGCCGCGGTCCTGCTGACGCCGTTGCGCACCGCCGCGGGTGAGGTGACGGACTACCGGATCGACGCCGCCACCCCGCAGGCGGTCGACGTGGCCGGCCGCACGGGCCTGGACATGGTCGGCCGGCTCATCCTGGAGAGCTACCCGTCCATGGCGGGCGAACCGCTGTGGCGGGGCTATCTGGAGACCCTGGAGTCCGGGGTGCCGTTCGAGAGCGAGCCGTTCGCCTACCAGGACACGGCCGACGGGATGGCCCTGACCGGCACGTTCTCGGTGCGGGCCGCTCCGCTGGACGGGGGCCTGCTGGTGTCCTGGATGCGGCACGACTCCCTGGACCGGCAGGAGCAGCGGCTGTCCGATGTGCAGCGGCTCGGCAACCTCGGCTGGGCGAACTGGAATCTGCTCACCCAGGAGATCTCCTGGTCCGAGCAGGCGTACGCCGTCCTGGGGCGCGATCCCGAGCAGGGGCCGCTGGAACTGGAGAAGCTGCCGCGGCTGGCGCTGGCGCAGGACGCGGATCCGCTGACCGCCGCGATCGCCGGGCTGATCCACCGGGGGCGGCCGTTCGACGTGCCGTTCCGGGTCGAGACGCCCGAGGGTGTACGGCATCTGCGGATGGTCGCCGAGGCCGTCAGCGAGCCGGACGGCACCCCGGCCGAGGTGCACGGCTTCGTGCAGGACCTCACCGCGCAGCGCAGCGCGGAACTGGCCCTGGTCAAGAGCGAGCGCACCATGTCGGTGCAACGCGGCGTCCTTCAGGCCGAACGCGCCCTCGCCGCCCGGCTCCAGCACGCCCTGCTGCCCCTGCCCAGCAAGCCGGTACAGCTGGCCGGGCTGCGTGTCGAGGTCGCCTATCTGCCGGCGCAGGCCGGGATCCATGTCGGCGGCGACTGGTTCAGCGCCGTCGAACTGCCCGACTACGACGCGCTGTTCGTCGTCGGCGACGTGGCCGGCCACGGCATCGACGCGGTGGCCACCATGGCCCAGCTCCGGTTCACCGCCAAGGGAATGGTCAGCACCGGCACCTCGCTCACCGTCGCCCTGGCCCGGCTGAACCATCTGCTGCTGCACTCCCGGGACAGCCGGATGACGGCCACCATGATCATGGCTCGCTACGACCCCGACCACCGTCTCCTCGCCTGGGCCCAGGCCGGTCATCCGCCGCCCCTGCTGGTCCGCGGCGACGAGGTGCGCTATCTCGACCGCCCCGGCGGCCTGTTGCTCGGCGCCAGCGCCGACCCGTACTACGGATCCGCCGAGCTGCACCTGGAACCCGGCGACCGGCTGCTGCTCTACACCGACGGCCTCGTCGAACGCCCCGGCGAGCCCCTGGACACGGGCCTCGCCCGCCTCACCCGGGCGGCCCGCGCCCACGGCGACGACGAATCCGGCTCCCTGGAGGCCCTGCTCGCGGCCATGCTGGTGGACGAGTGGCGGGACGACGTGTGCGTGGTGGACATCCGGGTGCCGGGGCGGGCGGAGGGCCGAGGAACGGGTGCCGGGGGCGTGTAG
- a CDS encoding CaiB/BaiF CoA-transferase family protein, translating to MSGAVGPLPLSGVLVADFGRVLAAPYATMLLADLGADVIKVEHPAGGDDTRAWGPPHAHGEATYFLSVNRNKRSVTLDLREAADRRRAAELARRADVLFENFRPGTLRKYGLGYDEVRAQNPGVVYCSITGFGSGPGAALPGYDLLIQAVGGLMSVTGSGPGEPVKTGAALVDVLTGLHAAVGVLAALRHRDATGEGQLIEVDLLTTLLSSLVNQSAGYTLAGRVPGIMGNRHPSIAPYEVYRAKDRPLVIAVGNDRQFAALCQGVGAPELATDARFRTNADRVAHVDELAAELGELLATRTAAEWFEHLTPLGVPCGPVNDLGQAFDLADRLGLAPRATLEGDDGTALDLVANPISLSRTPPRYDRRPPRLGEHTGEIADWLDS from the coding sequence ATGAGCGGGGCCGTCGGACCGCTGCCGCTCAGCGGTGTTCTCGTCGCCGATTTCGGGCGGGTGCTCGCGGCGCCGTACGCGACGATGCTCCTCGCCGATCTGGGCGCCGATGTGATCAAGGTCGAGCATCCGGCGGGTGGTGACGACACCCGCGCGTGGGGCCCGCCGCACGCGCACGGCGAGGCGACCTATTTCCTGTCCGTGAACCGCAACAAGCGTTCGGTCACCCTCGATCTGCGCGAGGCGGCCGACCGGCGCCGGGCCGCGGAACTGGCGCGCCGGGCCGATGTGTTGTTCGAGAACTTCCGGCCGGGGACGCTGCGCAAGTACGGGCTCGGCTACGACGAGGTGCGCGCCCAAAACCCGGGCGTCGTGTACTGCTCGATCACCGGTTTCGGGTCCGGGCCCGGGGCCGCGCTGCCCGGGTACGATCTGTTGATCCAGGCCGTGGGCGGGCTGATGAGTGTCACCGGGTCCGGGCCCGGGGAGCCGGTGAAGACCGGGGCGGCGCTGGTGGACGTGCTCACCGGGCTGCACGCCGCGGTCGGGGTGCTGGCCGCGCTGCGGCACCGGGACGCGACCGGCGAGGGGCAGCTCATCGAGGTCGATCTGCTGACGACCTTGCTGTCGAGCCTGGTCAACCAGTCCGCGGGATACACCCTGGCCGGCCGGGTGCCGGGCATCATGGGCAACCGGCACCCGTCGATCGCGCCGTACGAGGTGTACCGGGCCAAGGACCGGCCGCTGGTGATCGCCGTCGGCAACGACCGCCAGTTCGCGGCGCTCTGCCAGGGCGTCGGCGCTCCCGAACTGGCCACCGACGCACGCTTCCGCACCAACGCCGACCGGGTGGCCCATGTCGACGAACTGGCTGCGGAACTGGGCGAGTTGCTCGCGACCCGTACCGCCGCCGAGTGGTTCGAGCACCTCACGCCCCTCGGCGTCCCCTGCGGCCCGGTCAACGACCTCGGCCAGGCCTTCGACCTCGCCGACCGGCTGGGTCTCGCGCCCCGGGCCACGCTGGAGGGGGACGACGGGACGGCCCTGGACCTCGTCGCCAACCCGATCTCGCTGTCCCGCACCCCGCCCCGCTACGACCGCCGCCCGCCCCGCCTCGGCGAGCACACCGGCGAGATCGCGGACTGGCTGGACTCCTGA
- a CDS encoding PPOX class F420-dependent oxidoreductase: MDDDSRLARLAAGKYLLLTSFRRNGTPVATPVWVVRDGASLGVWTAAGSFKVTRIRNRADILAGPCDVRGNPTGDQLPATAEITDAATTARYRALIARKYGILGRLTLLGSRLRRGTDGTVGIRVTLGD; encoded by the coding sequence ATGGACGACGACTCGCGCCTGGCCCGGCTCGCCGCCGGAAAGTACCTGCTGCTCACCAGCTTCCGCAGGAACGGCACCCCCGTGGCCACCCCGGTCTGGGTGGTCCGGGACGGCGCGAGCCTCGGCGTCTGGACGGCCGCCGGCAGCTTCAAGGTCACCCGGATCCGCAACCGCGCCGACATCCTCGCCGGACCCTGCGACGTGCGCGGCAACCCCACCGGCGACCAACTCCCCGCCACCGCCGAGATCACCGACGCGGCCACCACCGCCCGCTATCGCGCCCTGATCGCCCGCAAGTACGGCATCCTCGGCCGCCTCACCCTGCTGGGCAGCCGGCTGCGGCGCGGCACGGACGGCACCGTGGGCATCCGGGTGACCCTCGGCGACTGA
- a CDS encoding polysaccharide lyase 8 family protein, which yields MTTPWSRRGFLAVCSGTAAALGLGTPSPASAGPDEFGALRAKWRTLILGEGFEPTAEPFASRLAALGGTARQYLASMSPTAGALWPDLPYADPDPDTDPESYVYSGNMSTSYTRLSTLAQAYAQPGTGLTGDARLRDAVLAGLDHLHDDVYNAGQARYGNWWSWQIGAPQALLDACVLMYDALTAERLAGYLAAVDQFVPDSAVSGYSGTSTGANRVDLCRVLALRGIVGADAAKVALARDALSPVFPYVSSGDGLHTDGSFVQHTWVPYTGSYGSVFLGGLGMLFALLAGSVWEVTDAHRTIVFDAVERAWAPFLYNGLVMDGVAGRAISRGLSAGDPSNVQQDDHLRGHPILASIVLLGQGASAAENARWRALVKGWMRRDKYRPPLADPVLSLPNLARLKGVEDDTTVRALPEPTGHRLFPAMARATHRRPGWAASLSMADKRIAYYESGNGENPRGWHTGSGMLYWWGDTFANDQYSDAFWPTVDPYRLPGTTVSRKVLADGAGGDWGAAKPEVNWVGGATDGSRAAVGQYLKGLQSTLVAKKSWFFLDDTVVCLGAGISCADGTAVETTIENRNLGAAGGAAFTVDGRAEPAGYPWSRTLDGTGWAHLGGHGGYVFPGGATVRAVREAREGRWSSINTGGSTTVLNRKYLTMYVDHGTDPVNASYAYLLMPGASAARTRARSADLHWLTVSANTNDQQGVSVRSLGFTGVNFWFGGTVGSLTASDPCSVMISEKEDGTAVIAVSDPMLMRTGLTLTWRRPVASVISAPATLTSARTGESLALTFGDLTGTAGVTQLITVRLR from the coding sequence ATGACGACTCCTTGGTCACGCCGTGGATTCCTGGCCGTCTGTTCCGGCACCGCCGCCGCCCTGGGACTGGGCACCCCCTCCCCCGCCTCCGCCGGACCGGACGAGTTCGGCGCCCTGCGCGCGAAATGGCGCACCCTGATCCTCGGCGAGGGCTTCGAGCCCACCGCCGAACCCTTCGCCTCCCGCCTGGCCGCCCTGGGCGGCACCGCACGGCAGTACCTCGCCTCGATGTCCCCGACGGCCGGAGCGCTGTGGCCCGACCTTCCGTACGCCGACCCGGATCCGGACACGGACCCGGAGTCGTACGTCTACTCGGGCAACATGAGCACCAGTTACACCCGGCTGAGCACCCTCGCGCAGGCGTACGCCCAGCCGGGCACCGGTCTCACCGGTGACGCGCGGCTGCGCGACGCCGTCCTCGCCGGTCTCGACCACCTCCACGACGACGTGTACAACGCCGGCCAGGCCCGGTACGGCAACTGGTGGAGCTGGCAGATCGGCGCCCCGCAGGCGCTGCTGGACGCCTGCGTGCTGATGTACGACGCGCTGACGGCCGAGCGACTCGCCGGGTATCTCGCGGCGGTGGACCAGTTCGTACCCGACTCGGCGGTGTCGGGCTACAGCGGGACGAGCACCGGCGCCAACCGGGTCGACCTGTGCCGGGTGCTGGCGCTGCGCGGGATCGTCGGGGCGGACGCGGCGAAGGTGGCACTGGCCCGGGACGCCCTGTCCCCCGTCTTCCCCTACGTCTCCTCGGGCGACGGTCTGCACACCGACGGTTCGTTCGTCCAGCACACCTGGGTGCCGTACACCGGCTCGTACGGTTCGGTGTTCCTCGGCGGTCTCGGCATGCTGTTCGCGCTGCTGGCCGGGTCGGTCTGGGAGGTGACGGACGCGCACCGGACGATCGTGTTCGACGCGGTCGAGAGGGCGTGGGCGCCGTTCCTGTACAACGGCCTGGTCATGGACGGTGTCGCGGGCCGGGCGATCAGCCGGGGCCTGTCCGCCGGCGACCCGTCGAACGTCCAGCAGGACGACCATCTGCGCGGTCACCCCATCCTGGCCTCCATCGTGCTGCTCGGGCAGGGCGCGAGCGCGGCGGAGAACGCGCGCTGGCGTGCCCTGGTGAAGGGCTGGATGCGGCGCGATAAGTACCGTCCGCCGCTCGCGGACCCGGTGCTCAGCCTGCCGAACCTGGCCCGGCTCAAGGGAGTCGAGGACGATACGACGGTGCGGGCGCTCCCGGAGCCGACCGGGCACCGGCTGTTCCCGGCCATGGCGCGGGCCACGCACCGCCGGCCCGGCTGGGCGGCCTCGCTGAGCATGGCGGACAAGCGGATCGCGTACTACGAGTCCGGCAACGGCGAGAACCCGCGTGGCTGGCACACCGGCTCCGGAATGCTGTACTGGTGGGGCGACACCTTCGCCAACGACCAGTACAGCGACGCCTTCTGGCCCACCGTCGACCCCTACCGGCTCCCCGGTACGACGGTCTCACGCAAGGTGCTGGCCGACGGCGCGGGCGGCGACTGGGGCGCGGCCAAGCCGGAGGTGAACTGGGTGGGCGGCGCGACGGACGGCAGCCGGGCCGCGGTCGGGCAGTACCTCAAGGGCCTCCAGTCGACCCTGGTCGCGAAGAAGTCCTGGTTCTTCCTGGACGACACGGTGGTCTGCCTCGGCGCCGGCATCTCCTGCGCCGACGGCACGGCCGTGGAGACGACGATCGAGAACCGCAACCTCGGCGCGGCCGGCGGCGCGGCGTTCACGGTGGACGGCAGGGCGGAACCGGCCGGGTATCCGTGGTCGCGGACACTCGACGGCACCGGCTGGGCGCACCTCGGCGGGCACGGCGGATATGTCTTTCCCGGGGGTGCGACGGTACGGGCGGTGCGCGAGGCGCGCGAGGGCAGGTGGAGTTCGATCAACACGGGCGGGTCGACGACCGTGTTGAACAGGAAGTACCTGACGATGTACGTCGATCACGGCACCGATCCGGTGAACGCCTCGTACGCCTATCTGCTCATGCCGGGCGCGAGCGCCGCGCGAACGCGCGCACGATCGGCGGATCTGCACTGGCTGACCGTATCGGCCAACACGAACGATCAGCAGGGCGTTTCGGTCCGTTCGCTCGGCTTCACCGGAGTGAACTTCTGGTTCGGCGGGACGGTCGGATCGCTCACGGCGAGCGATCCGTGCTCCGTGATGATCAGCGAGAAGGAGGACGGCACCGCGGTGATCGCCGTGAGCGATCCGATGCTGATGCGCACGGGCCTGACCCTGACCTGGCGGCGCCCGGTCGCGTCGGTCATTTCAGCCCCGGCCACGCTCACTTCGGCCCGGACGGGCGAATCGCTCGCACTGACCTTCGGTGACCTCACCGGCACGGCCGGAGTCACCCAGCTGATCACCGTCAGGCTGCGCTGA